The window AGTGTCTCctacaaatttatttatattttagcgTTTGTTTTTAATTCTCTTTAAAAACAATAATATGTTACCTGTTTGAAATATTTGTGTAGCTTTCTTAGCTCCGACTATGCATGGAAGGCCGTATTCTCTAGCTACTACAGCTCCATGACTTATAAGTCCTCCTAATTCTGTAACTATACCGCTCAATAATGGGAAGTATGGGCTCCAAGCAATATCGGTAGCATGAGTAATTAAAATATCACCCTGTTGTATCATATGTGCTTCTGATAGATCCGTGATTACACATGCTCTGTTAAGAACAGAGCCTCCGCATACCGACATTCCTTGaattttttcagatttttcaTCTACTACTATATCTACATTACTCTGCAATATAGAAacagttttataatttttatatataaatagtattcatacaaaaaataatatatcaatCTACCTTCATAGGAATTGGCATTCCAGTATTAACTTCTGGATATTCCATTTTTCTTAACTGAGGAAAAATTCTTTTCCTACGAGAAGctctaaaaaattgtaaaagtatatcaatataataattcaaaagaaaagtcaaattttatttaatgattttatcaCCTTTGTACTAATGCTGTGTCGTGATGACTCAATAATTTCCCTATTTCTTCGTTcgttaaaaagaatattaagtCTTCGCTAGGTAGATATCCTTCTAAAACCATTAATTTCCCTAATCTTCTATAAGCTAGcctaaatatatgtataacatataCAAATATTGATTTCGTCATTTCTCGACGAACGACAGCTTGTCTACATAGGGGTACAAGTTTTTCCAAGATCCATTTAATACTTTTCGACTTTGGTGTCTTCAATTGCGCCACTGTCTCCTCTGGGTTAAGCGATTTGCTTGAATTGTTCTGTTTTGCAGCCGCCATCATGATCtagcaaaataattaatttttttataatatattcgttATATATTCCAATGATATTGCATATTCCAATAATGACGGATATTCCAATGATATTGCATATTCCAATAATGACGGATATTCCAATGATATTGCATATTCCAATAATGACGGATATTCCAATGATTCAGCTTACCTGAAGTGTACTAATAAGATCTTGAGGTCTAAGAGACCATGGTTCTGATATAAAATCCATTTCTTGAATGCATCTATATCCATGCTGTTTAAGAAGATTATCCAATTCCTTTGCAGCTTGTGGGCAATTAATTTTTAACCAATCGATACCCTTACTAGgatcaatttttttaaattcttcccCCTTTTCATTCGTCTTAATATAATGCACTATTTTATTAAGTCCTGTTACCACTTCACCACTAACAATATCGCTACAAGAACTTAACAAAATTGCGATATCTGAAAAGTGCTCTTGCGCGAGGTCCTTGTAGCCACTTGTTAGTAAACCCATCgcaaaaatttgataaataacACTAACTCTTGATGTATGCATATGACATTCTCCGACCTAAAAGTTTTGTGAAATTACATAATCCACTGAAAATTTTCCAATATCTGAATATACCCACCATTGAATATTCATCTTTATGTTGATTAATTTCATTATATAAACTATAAGCGGTATGAAAATCTTCtgcatttaaatttaaattttgacGAATCTCCTGTGCAGTTTTTTCTTTTGCgctattttttattgcatccTTTACCATGTCATATAGGAGCAACATTCGATCTAGGCGACTAGATACGCCGTTTCTATCACAAGCAACTTTCAACGTTTCTGGTGTGACTAAAACAGCTCCGCTAATAGCTATATCTGAGACTTTGTTCAAAAGTGTTATAGTTTCACTAGGATTTCGTAAAAATACCTGCGATAATAATGAACATCTTTTAGATATatgtttttttattaaattcataatACTACTTACATTATAATAGTTCACGCAGCATTTCATAGTAACGAtatgaaagaaaatacaatCTAAAGATTGAAATACAGTAGCCGTTGACGAATTAAGTGTTCTGTTAGTCATAGAAATTGATAAAGGTGATATTGGATATGGAAATACTTCGCCTACATTAGCAAATGTAAGTATGTCAATATCGCTTGGGACGCCTGAATCCAATTCGTGCATTAACTCAAAATCTGTCCACGTATATAAAGTGGTGATAGGTCGAGCTtgaagtaaataaatattttcatcgacTACTGCCCATTCTATATCTCTGGCACTACCAAATAACATTTCTAAATCTACCCCTATAGTAGCTAATCGCAGAGCAATTTTTTCTGACAAACAAATTGTTTTGTTTTCTTGATCATCGAGTTCAATTGTAATAACTCCATTTTCACTTGCTAGCATCTTTTGATGTTTATTCCCTGCTACAGAACTTGTTACAGTCAATTCATTATCCCAACTTTTATGAACAATTATTGTATCTGGTTCAACTGTTGCTGAAACAACAGACTAAGAAGATAGAAACTTCATTAGttgttttttttatatattatttttatcatttatattgtAATTGTTACTTTAATCTTACCTCTCCCAATCCATAATTAGCTGTAATAAGAATATTTGACGGGTCTCCAGTAGTCGGATGTCTGGTGAACATAACACCTGCAGCACTAGCATTTACCATCTTTTGTACACACACGCCCATAGATGTCTTTACAAACATCCCATGTTGTTTTCTAATATATAAGTTATTTAATACATAAGTATTCAAAATATTATGAAAGCTAATTATATTATCATGTTACCTATATTTGACACTTTGATATGAAAACAAACTCGCCCAACACTTAGCTACGCTCTTGATGATATTATCTTCACCTTGGATACTTAAATAAGTTGAATTTTGGCCAGCAGCCGAAGTTTCTTCGCTATCTTCACCTACAGCACTAGATCTTATCGCATACCTGTATGGTTTATCATCATTGTTTTCTGACTCTATGTTCTCTATTGCTTTTAAAATTGCATCTTTTACTTCGTCAATAATAGGAGTCGATTCGATGATACGCATAgctctaaaaataaaaaatgataaatattatttattcagtaacaaaatattcaatattcTATAATAGTATTAAGCAAGGTAATTTACTCATCACAATATTTTTGGAGATCACCATCTTTTTTCCCAACACTAACATTCTCGATATCATTAATTATTTCTTGCAATTCTTTATGTCTATGTAATTGCAATTCAAGGGCAAAAACAGTTACACAAAATCCTTTTGGCACAACAAACTATAAAAGTTGCTGcatgttaaaatattttaagaacTTAGAGTAAAACAATAAAATTTGTATCATGACTTACATCTGTATCTATAACAGAAGTTAACATTGCAAGAGAAAATCCTTTTCCACCgacaatattttcattttgGCATTTTCCATCATTAAAATATACAACATAATCGTTTCTTTGGACAGAAATACTAGGTTGTTTTAACAGTTGTATAGGTGGATGCACTTTTGCTTTATATGATCCATTGTAGAGAGACCATAATTGCATTAATCCAACACCTGATTTTCCATTCATTTCTAACTTTACAGTAAAAATTTTGTTTAGCGAATTCCATGGTTGACCGTAATATAGAGTTATTGTCTTATTAGGTTTTATGATAATATCGTACTTTTTATTTTCAGCTGAAATTAAATGTACAACAATTATCTACAagttttatatgaaatatattcaaTCAATTTCAATTTACCTATGAACCATGTTTTATAttccaaattattattaagcTTTCTTTGTTTAAAATCGGATAATTTGAGTCCTATCTTGCTAATCTCTGctatattttcattattagTTCTATATTGACCAAATTGTATTCTGAAATTAAGAATTTCCACTCAATATAGCAATTTTAGTCATAATATGTTATTCAACTTACTGTGGAAAACTACATCTTGTACTGCTCATATTAAGATAATACATAGCgccatataacattactccaAATAAAGTAACTGATTCATAAAATTCATAAGATTCATGCTTCCCCCAACGATATTGATGAAGTCCGCGCAAATACAGTGAAGAGACAGATCCATCTTTATATGTTATTTGACCTAGCATAGATCCCCATTGATCAAAACCTGTATACTCAAGTAACTTTCTGTAAAAATCAGAGGTGGATTATTTACGtgaataaaacaataatatacaatagcatttttataattattgaatacattttatttatccaGTCAGGATTCTTCCAAGGTTCACAAGCTAATGCTTCTGCATGTAATTTTGAACTCCAATCTTCTGGCCATCTTAATGGTTGGGAATTCGCAATAAatctaattaaaaaaattattaatatagttCCGAAAACTTAACTGacctaattaataattaattgacgctatttattacataaaattgAAGCGAACATGTTCAACATTATCATCATTGCATTCATCACCCTGAGTTAAGTTTCTAAGCATTCCATTGTAAATTATCCTGCAACGTCGTTGAAAatctaaaaattcaatttttagaCCACCTGCTGTCCATTCCTGAGTTAGGCTACTTGTTAAAGTTGTATCAGGATATTCtgcgaaaagaatttttaaattattttatatccttAGTTAgtaaggaaaaaagaaattcatGATACATCATGAACATTTTCATACCAGGCAAGACATATAGATGGCCATCAGATGTGACAAGTTGCAATGATATTTCTGCTATTTTGAATGCTCTACGAGTAAATTTAATTACTAAAGAATTCCCTTTTTGATCTGCACCATAAAAAAATATGCTGTTGGCACTCTAAACAAATAGAAATCATTCTGGATAAATTTAATAACTCTTCCTAacttaataaaagaaaaaatacttacATTTTTATCTTTAATCTTTGAATTTTCTAAGTGACTTTTTTCATAATCTGAatgtccttttttcttttttatcttattAATACAATATTCTGCCCACCAATATTTTAATAAGAAATAGGTACCTAAAAGTAATTTTTGGTAATGTATATGCATACCTATTTTATCTATGTGAATTAATAAAAGATACTTACTTGGAATATTTTGTTTCAAATCTAAACAtgatgtattatattttttaactgTTCTACTAATCCAAACATATAGCCACAATGGTAAAAAGatagaaagtaaaattttaaaaacaaatGGGACGCTTATCATTGTGAATTAGTTGCTTTTTAATGGATTGTTTTCTGATTGTTAGTGAGAATGTTATTTTATTACACACTTCCGCCGTTAAAGTAAgtagtagcaatgaaatttgataaaaagtTTATCCGTATTGTTTTCTTCGCGATATTGCTGGTTTCTATAATCTTGATTGATTATCAATCACTTATCATTACTTGATAGATAAATGCTGATTTTATGTGTAAAAACGTACATTTTAACGATCATTATTAAACTTgtataaatttttcaatttaaatatCTTCCGCGCAGGTACGCAATCTTATCTTGCGACCATATAAATAACATTTCAATCAATTGCAAACATGAAATGTAACTGAACACaagtatacatgtatatatgtatatatatatatatatgtatatgatatgTAATGACAGCAAATTGCTATCCGCGAATAGCTTGAATGACACATTCCAAAGACGACcttgaaaaataattacataACACCAGTAAACTTCAAAACACAGAGTATCTTTTAGTAAATCCAACCGTAATGTTCTCAAACatcatataaatatatgtctgataattttaattaaaaaatatatgataatagtTGGCTATagataatttaaaagaaaatcaatttttaaatttttatctgCACCGTTTTAGACTTTGTCTGGTGATTATATTATTGCTTACAAtcttgttatattatataatcacttaaaattataaaaaattcgtaaaatatttaaatcaattTAAATATCTTCAAATGATACACATGatactatttataaaatttcgttgtaaaaatcatataaaaacCATACAAAGTAAAAGAAATATTCTTCGCTATATTTTCACACTTTAACAATCTTTTTCTAATATATCACAATGAAAGATCGTTATATATCAGTTCTGTCTGTTAACAATGTAAGTGCGTATATAACAAGAGATTACTTCTAAAATATTATGAAAACCATACCATTTAGCCATTCATATCGGTATGCACTAGTGAAACATCATTCAATGTCAGATTTAGTAATTTCAGATGCACATATTTAAAGAGATACTAGAAATTGAATATTCAGCTTATTCGGtctttttatttgaattttcagAATTAACAGTTTCCTCGCCAATAACATCAACATCTGGACGAGATTTGTCTACCGGATACAACCTATAAATGATGACATTTGTCAGGGTAAAGTCTACATATAAGTACATAAAACGTAAAAGTTCCTGACTCACCATCGTTGATAAAGGTAAATGAGAAAAACTGCGTCATCTCTAAAACACGCTATTCTATGCGCGGTTGGTGTTGAAATGATAAATGCGAAGACGTCATCTATAAATGTATTGAATGCTTTATACATAAACGTTCTCCATGGTAAATGTGCCACGGATTTTAGTTTGTAGTTTACAAAAAGTTGCGGAAGCATAAACAAAAACCCGAATGCATAAACACCGTTTACTAAGGAGTTTATACTCCACGAGTACCAACTGAAATTCAAAACATTATATGCATAGATATTTACATACAAAAGTTTCTAGTTACATACAGTTGTATACCTTTTGTGTGGTTGATAAAGTAAAGAATAGATTGCACCGCCGATAACAAGAGGATACAATAAATAACTTAAGTAATGCATACTTTCAGCATCGAATTCTCTTGTTCTAACTTCAGCtatattgttgttattattgtttttaAGCCTAAGTCTCAACACTTTTTTTAATTTCCACATCTATTGAGAAAAAAGAacataaaaaagaagaagagtatGTAAAGTACTAACAGTTACATCTATGCAGTTTACCATTACCTCTATAATAGATCCAATTCCAATAGGGATTAGAACAAGTAGAGATGAACCTTCGTCTAGTAAGTAAAGGAAAATAACAGTCTGACTAAATCCTCGCCATACAACAGTCCATTTACTAAGGCCCACAAGATTATCTTTTCTTCTCCAATAACTCACATCATTTTTAAAAGCAAGGAAGTCAAATAGCAGCTACGGAAATATAAAATgttgtattaaattatatttcaaactaTGTTGTAGTTATGCTTTAGTTTACATACATGAATGGCTGCAATAAGAAAAGTTCCTCCTAGAATATATATGTTTGTATCTGCAAAAATTCCTTTCACTTCATCTACATCTTTATCAGAAAATCCAAGAGTTTTTAAATTTTGCATAGTAGCTTCCACATGCAACAGCAACCTTAACTTCCCAATAGAAATTGGAGAATATTGCAACGTGATATTAACTGTATTATTCTGAGGCATGATTTTCACTAAATCACGATGTCTGGTTTGTAAAAAGTCACAGTTAATTATAGGTAAAAATGTACTGCCATGTATGATTCTGAAATAATGGAAATTCTAATGTTTttctaaataatgaaaatactaatgttatataatatcaatgcttaaaatatatgtaaataatgcTAATATACTTTAAGTGATTCACAAGTTCCACCGGTAAATTATGCACAGGTAGCTTCACATCATCAGTCATTATCGTAAACGTTACGCGACTCTTAATATGTGTCACTGGATTTACAAAATTTTGCTTCTtcttgggatttgaatttctcTCACCTAATAGATTGAAAGCTTCCGCTTCAGGAATGGTATATTGGGTGATTTTAATAGGAATGTAAGATACATATGGATCCTACAATAGTTACATTGTTAGATACAtacataaaaaaattatatataaaaataaaattcatattatttTTCATACCTTCTTTATATTGGTAATACCTTTTGCATACTTCCTAGAAGGAAGCATCGGTGCAACGATAATATGCAAAAACAATGTTCCATTATTTCGTGTCTTGCGTGGAACATTCAAAGTTAATGGactgaaagaaaaatatatatatgtttgcaTATAAAGAGAGGTGCATGcatttaaaatttaatgtttataaataaacggtaaaggatatttatgcaaattcatacttttatcTCAAGAAATGGAATGTAACCAAAGCATTTATTTTGTTCacaaaatattataacgagtgttatattttggatattttatatatttactttTACTTTACTTATATTACATGTATTCTGCAGTTTTTAATTTTCTCACGAGTGCATAAATAGAGAATATCTACTCACAGACTATTCGTGTGTgtataattgaaattttcacTAGCGTATACGAAATCGATCTGCTGTTCGGTAGGATATTTGTCGACGGAACTGTAAATTTGCAATTGCAGTTGCTGTTTTTGACTTAAAAACGACGTCAGGCATAGTTTGCCTTCTTCACAAGCCGGTGCCACGAACAACAAAGACAAATTATAAATCGAATAAACGATATAAGCCAGAAATAGTTTCGTTAATATAAACGTAAAGGATGGCCACTGCATTTTTACAAATtctttcttaaaatatttttaacatcATTCGTCTTCAACTAAGCGAATCAAAAAACTTAGCTGATATCGCGTTCCATACGATAcataaccgtgaatatttgtgTTATTTCGTTTCACTTCAGTGCACATTTAACACATTCAAGTTCATTGACATGTTATCGATACCAGtttattagtatgtaacgtatTTTAATACATTATCGGTTtaaaaacgtataaaatatgaTCAAAAAAATTGTAACGGGACAATCAGCGGTGACGACGGTACGTGAACAATCCATCGTGAAAGCAGGATACGAACGCCATCTGATGACGACTAAATAAACTAAAAAGAGCGCAAACGATATTTTAATaatggaatttatttattttggaatttatctgttttataacaaaaataggaagaaaaagttaatttatcataatagtaataataataataataatatacgtgtAGATTTATTCACAATCATCAGCATAAAACaagttaataataattttacatttattaaacGCTACGATCTATCACAATAAATCTTCCTCTTCGTTCACCGTTCACGGTTCAAGATTCGTATAGAAATATATTCGAACAAACAAATGCTAACTTCTACTAGAACGTAAACTGTATTTCGAAGGCTCCGAGGAACCGTCATAAATTCGCACATCTATACATAGACATACTTAATAACATAATTAATTGTATAGTACATGTAGATGTACATATGTACAAGCTAGAAGTTAAGTGGAAAATAAGAGAATGAAATCTCCTTACTTCTTCTTGCTGGATATGTTATAAAGGCATAAAGCTATAAACTACGGTATGTATTTGGTCCGATCTTTTATTAGCCCGATTCTACATCTTGAAAATATTCGAAGCTGACCATGTATGCAAGCGAGAAGGTATTCAGATCCCGTTATTCTATTTAGAACCGCGTTAATCTTTCAATAAAAGTTCGAAGACTGTAAGAAACGTTGAAGTTGGATCTTAAATTAAGAGACGATATACGTGAGTACAGTTTGTAGAAATCGAAATCCAAGATAGTACAAGTAGTACGGAAGTAGTTCTTATCATGATACAATTAGTTCTCCGACGATTCGTAGGAATTCAGTTTTATTAAATTACGTTTCGCGcctttaatataataatatttagctAAACATTAATCGTTTTATTTGTACTTACCGCTCTAAAAAGTTTATCTCGTTATAATTATCGCATCAATGAAGTACATTTTATTGCACTATTCGATCACTGCAGTCCGACGAAAGTGACGGTATCGCTGTCTTTCTTTAATAATACCTCGATCATTGCCAATTGTTATCATGGTAGAAAAATAGAGGGAACGAGTGACAAAATCAAAATTCAGGCATGTGCGTGATACACGTATATACCACGTTATACATCGCACGCGATATATTCACAAATTCGCACGCGATATAGTCACAAATTCGCACGCGTGTTCCATGTATAACGCGAATACAGGAATGCGCGCAGACCATGCAATTTTGATGTATCGTCAAGCTTTCTTTAAGAAATCGTAAGACCGACGGAGTTTTCTTTTTTACCTAAAAAGTCTTTGAAAATCTTCgacttaaaatattttattcgctcATATTTTTATCGGAATCGCTAACCAGCCATTGCGTTCAAACATTCGGAGGAAAACAACGTTCCTGCGTGTCTATACAATTATACTACGGCAAATATTCACTTTCTTCCGGGCACTCATCGAGTAAGTACATGCTATTGTTCCAACAACGATATTTGTTCGTGCGCCTCGCCATCAGAAATACTGAACGTTTCCATCCTCTTTCCGGGTTGAATTATCTTCTTTTGTCATAGTTTCGTATGCTTCACACTATCCGTCCAATAATTTTGTATTGTCATCGCTTCTAACGAATTTAAAAACGAATCATTATCCAAGCTGTACATTTCTTCGGAATTATCCTGTAAATGAACGTTTATTTTAATACATTACGTATTACTATTAAGCATCATTTGATGAGCCGAGTACCATAGTggtcaataattaaaaaatattgatcATTCGTGTTTTACAATACTTAACAAAATTATTACTTAACAAACTTatttatatgtgtgtgtatttgCAACACGTTTTCTCAATTTTAAGAAATACCTTCAGTACTTTTAATAACAACAAAATAGTCCATTACTATGATCTTTTCACCACTATGATCTCCTGCCACATAAAAGTTAGTTGAGTTATCACGCTTGTTGTCGAATCATTCGACGTTATTTGGAAGATGATTTTGGCGATTTGCACAAATGAAATTGAAACATATTAGGAtcatgatataaatataaatatacgataTTTAACGCAATGTTCCTTATTTCAAATAAGAACTTCACCATCGAATTCTTCCAAAATGAACGCTCCTACTATCGTACAACCATGATAAGCTCCGATATGCTTTTTAATATTCGTACTTACGCGAATCGTGGAATCATCGATATAACCGGAACTATCGGGGTTACTGCATTTGTCGCTGTTAAGCGTTTGTGGCGGATTCAGGTACCTACGTCTGTaacgaaataatttttctatgCAATGCTGAAAGTCGTTTCGTCTCCTACGCAACAAGATTCGGTTCGTAACGCGTTAATTACCTGTACATAATGAATCCAAGGCTACCCATTGTACTGAGTAAAACTACAGTCGCTACGCAGCTTCCGGTAATAGCGGCGATGTCTACCGTTGATCTCGAACCGCTTTCCTGCTCGTCGTTATTGCTTTCATTGTAATCGGTAAGATGGTTTCCCTGTACCTGATCCCTTTGGAACTCTTTGGGAAATGTGCTCCGCGCTCTGCTCAATCGTGTCGATTCGCTCACTCCGACTGTAACGTATTTACAGCAGATCATTTTTGATGCAACGCAATTCCAAAGAAGATCTCGCtttctatttaaattttgtTACGATTCCGCAACCTTTACGCCCCAATCTCGATCTTGCCCTTTAACAGGCAAATCGAGTTtcgatattttacaaaaatcttTACATGCGCCTAACGCATACAATGGGGCAGTAAAATTTCCAACCAGATACATTTTTCACTTCGTATTACAAAATTTTACATTCATACTACAAAACAGCTACGCAACAGTGTTTATTCGTTCTATTATTTTACTCGTCGTGTCGTTATAGCCAATATTAAAATCTCGTTAACAAGTAAAAAATCTATCCAAGCGGAAAGctttgtaaaaaagaaaaacgtgctACCTTCCAGAATGGAAGCAGCAGTGGCGAACACACGTGGCTCCTCTATCAACTCTCCGTTGATTTCGATGTCGTCCGATCGATTGAACGTCTTGATGCCGGAACTACCAGCGGACGACGAGAAAGAGGAGGACGAGGAAGATAAAAGCGAGGAGGGTTTCGTTTTATTCAGTACCAGCCTGATTCTAGACACCTCTTCCTGAAGAGGTAGCACCGTGAGATCCTCCACTTCGTCAGTGCTGGCGTTCCGATTCCCATTTTCATCGACTTTCTCTTCCTGTTCGTACTTCGATCTACCGCCAGTTTTGTTCGTTGTTAGGATCCACGTGATTTTACTGTCCTTCTTCGTTGCAGTATTTCGAATCCTCTCTGCGCCAGCTACGTCGCTGATTAACTGCGGCGTGAAACTTTTCACGGTGTCCAGATTGACGACAGCGTTGCTCGCGTTTCCTCCGTGATACTCGTCTATGGGATCGGTACTGCTTTCGATAACGCTCGGACCGACCTCCATGGGAGTGGAGATCGTGCTCGACTGTCTCTCCAAGATCACTGCTGTATTTGTGGGAGGATGAAGACCGATTGCTTTGGCTACACGGAAGCTCTGTCGAAGCTCGGATGATCTCTCCGCTTCTATAGAAGCGATTTCGGATGTCGGTTCTGAGCTCAGGCGATCCTGCACCTGGCCACGCGGCTCCGCCGTGCTCGACGGCACTGGGTTCCCTAAGATCACTGAAAATCACAAATTTCCATGTTATATGCAGAGTACAGGTCTGTTTGTACGCGCTTAATTTAGCTACACGTAACATATATTTTACTATCCAGTTACTCGTAAGTTTGAACATATCAGATGCAAAGTAATTCTTTTACTTCGAACATTATCATTCGctgtaaattttaattaaacacaATGTAGCAAGGAGCGTTCAAACGATCGATATCGTTGTCAATATTTAAGGCTCTTCGACATTCTACTGACAATATAATATTGACCGTCTAGAGGGTCTTTTATGTACGATAATATTGAGAAccttaaatattgacaataatattgaTCGCCTGA of the Bombus affinis isolate iyBomAffi1 chromosome 6, iyBomAffi1.2, whole genome shotgun sequence genome contains:
- the LOC126917539 gene encoding putative phosphoenolpyruvate synthase, whose protein sequence is MISVPFVFKILLSIFLPLWLYVWISRTVKKYNTSCLDLKQNIPSTYFLLKYWWAEYCINKIKKKKGHSDYEKSHLENSKIKDKNSANSIFFYGADQKGNSLVIKFTRRAFKIAEISLQLVTSDGHLYVLPEYPDTTLTSSLTQEWTAGGLKIEFLDFQRRCRIIYNGMLRNLTQGDECNDDNVEHVRFNFIFIANSQPLRWPEDWSSKLHAEALACEPWKNPDWINKIKLLEYTGFDQWGSMLGQITYKDGSVSSLYLRGLHQYRWGKHESYEFYESVTLFGVMLYGAMYYLNMSSTRCSFPQIQFGQYRTNNENIAEISKIGLKLSDFKQRKLNNNLEYKTWFIAENKKYDIIIKPNKTITLYYGQPWNSLNKIFTVKLEMNGKSGVGLMQLWSLYNGSYKAKVHPPIQLLKQPSISVQRNDYVVYFNDGKCQNENIVGGKGFSLAMLTSVIDTDFVVPKGFCVTVFALELQLHRHKELQEIINDIENVSVGKKDGDLQKYCDEAMRIIESTPIIDEVKDAILKAIENIESENNDDKPYRYAIRSSAVGEDSEETSAAGQNSTYLSIQGEDNIIKSVAKCWASLFSYQSVKYRKQHGMFVKTSMGVCVQKMVNASAAGVMFTRHPTTGDPSNILITANYGLGESVVSATVEPDTIIVHKSWDNELTVTSSVAGNKHQKMLASENGVITIELDDQENKTICLSEKIALRLATIGVDLEMLFGSARDIEWAVVDENIYLLQARPITTLYTWTDFELMHELDSGVPSDIDILTFANVGEVFPYPISPLSISMTNRTLNSSTATVFQSLDCIFFHIVTMKCCVNYYNVFLRNPSETITLLNKVSDIAISGAVLVTPETLKVACDRNGVSSRLDRMLLLYDMVKDAIKNSAKEKTAQEIRQNLNLNAEDFHTAYSLYNEINQHKDEYSMVGECHMHTSRVSVIYQIFAMGLLTSGYKDLAQEHFSDIAILLSSCSDIVSGEVVTGLNKIVHYIKTNEKGEEFKKIDPSKGIDWLKINCPQAAKELDNLLKQHGYRCIQEMDFISEPWSLRPQDLISTLQIMMAAAKQNNSSKSLNPEETVAQLKTPKSKSIKWILEKLVPLCRQAVVRREMTKSIFVYVIHIFRLAYRRLGKLMVLEGYLPSEDLIFFLTNEEIGKLLSHHDTALVQRASRRKRIFPQLRKMEYPEVNTGMPIPMKSNVDIVVDEKSEKIQGMSVCGGSVLNRACVITDLSEAHMIQQGDILITHATDIAWSPYFPLLSGIVTELGGLISHGAVVAREYGLPCIVGAKKATQIFQTGDTVLLTANTGVLQLVKKHD
- the LOC126917544 gene encoding lipid scramblase CLPTM1L, which produces MQWPSFTFILTKLFLAYIVYSIYNLSLLFVAPACEEGKLCLTSFLSQKQQLQLQIYSSVDKYPTEQQIDFVYASENFNYTHTNSLPLTLNVPRKTRNNGTLFLHIIVAPMLPSRKYAKGITNIKKDPYVSYIPIKITQYTIPEAEAFNLLGERNSNPKKKQNFVNPVTHIKSRVTFTIMTDDVKLPVHNLPVELVNHLKIIHGSTFLPIINCDFLQTRHRDLVKIMPQNNTVNITLQYSPISIGKLRLLLHVEATMQNLKTLGFSDKDVDEVKGIFADTNIYILGGTFLIAAIHLLFDFLAFKNDVSYWRRKDNLVGLSKWTVVWRGFSQTVIFLYLLDEGSSLLVLIPIGIGSIIEMWKLKKVLRLRLKNNNNNNIAEVRTREFDAESMHYLSYLLYPLVIGGAIYSLLYQPHKSWYSWSINSLVNGVYAFGFLFMLPQLFVNYKLKSVAHLPWRTFMYKAFNTFIDDVFAFIISTPTAHRIACFRDDAVFLIYLYQRWLYPVDKSRPDVDVIGEETVNSENSNKKTE
- the LOC126917548 gene encoding uncharacterized protein LOC126917548, whose amino-acid sequence is MTLHWWMHWFWVTAQFLVILGNPVPSSTAEPRGQVQDRLSSEPTSEIASIEAERSSELRQSFRVAKAIGLHPPTNTAVILERQSSTISTPMEVGPSVIESSTDPIDEYHGGNASNAVVNLDTVKSFTPQLISDVAGAERIRNTATKKDSKITWILTTNKTGGRSKYEQEEKVDENGNRNASTDEVEDLTVLPLQEEVSRIRLVLNKTKPSSLLSSSSSSFSSSAGSSGIKTFNRSDDIEINGELIEEPRVFATAASILEVGVSESTRLSRARSTFPKEFQRDQVQGNHLTDYNESNNDEQESGSRSTVDIAAITGSCVATVVLLSTMGSLGFIMYRRRYLNPPQTLNSDKCSNPDSSGYIDDSTIRDNSEEMYSLDNDSFLNSLEAMTIQNYWTDSVKHTKL